The following are encoded in a window of Fretibacter rubidus genomic DNA:
- a CDS encoding ThuA domain-containing protein, with protein MTYFKMTIAAVLGLILTACQVAGPIEMDTAPAAISIHDQSPPTINQYMASPSILVFSKTREWRHEEGIAGGNLHFLKLGEALGYGVMTTQNGAIFNARDLAKFKIVVFNSATGDTLSPAQEAAFEAWMRAGGGVILIHGAGDSSHQGWPFYHNELLGTTFVSHPMAPQFQAADVHNLATTHPVMHGVPAVFSFTEEWYTFDSLPTGPVTVLAGLDESTYSPVNTVYGDVSDLRMGPEPSDHPIIWARCIDDGRMVYSALGHLDIAFDVSEHQTILKNAVNWVSGTTDPDGAACPR; from the coding sequence ATGACATATTTCAAAATGACGATAGCGGCTGTCCTTGGCCTTATTCTGACAGCGTGCCAAGTAGCAGGCCCAATAGAGATGGATACTGCCCCTGCCGCTATATCTATCCACGATCAATCGCCGCCGACAATCAATCAATATATGGCCTCGCCCTCTATTTTAGTTTTTTCCAAAACGCGCGAATGGCGGCATGAAGAGGGCATAGCTGGCGGCAATCTGCACTTTTTAAAACTGGGTGAAGCCTTGGGTTACGGCGTGATGACGACGCAAAACGGCGCGATTTTCAACGCGCGGGATTTGGCGAAGTTTAAGATTGTTGTGTTTAATTCAGCTACAGGTGACACCTTAAGCCCTGCGCAGGAAGCGGCATTTGAAGCGTGGATGCGTGCAGGTGGCGGCGTTATCCTTATCCACGGGGCAGGGGATAGCTCTCACCAAGGCTGGCCGTTTTATCACAATGAACTGCTGGGTACGACCTTTGTTAGCCATCCTATGGCCCCGCAGTTCCAAGCCGCAGATGTGCATAATTTGGCGACCACTCACCCTGTTATGCACGGTGTGCCCGCCGTGTTTTCTTTTACAGAAGAATGGTACACATTTGATAGCCTCCCGACAGGCCCCGTGACCGTTTTAGCGGGCCTTGATGAGAGCACTTACAGCCCTGTAAACACAGTTTACGGTGATGTATCTGATTTGCGTATGGGGCCAGAGCCGTCAGATCATCCTATAATTTGGGCGCGGTGTATTGATGATGGTCGTATGGTTTATTCAGCGCTTGGGCATTTGGACATAGCCTTTGACGTGTCAGAGCATCAGACAATCCTGAAAAACGCTGTCAATTGGGTGTCGGGGACGACTGACCCCGATGGTGCGGCCTGTCCGCGATAG
- a CDS encoding TonB-dependent receptor, with protein sequence MFKKSTLLSSSILAVSLIATAPAYAQVEDEIIVTATKRQTTLQDTPIAVSVTSQETIENARILDISDLQSIVPALKVTTLQTSTNTNFIIRGFGNGANNPGIEPSVGVFVDGVYRSRSAAQIGDLPNLERVEVLKGPQSTLFGKNASAGVISVVTSKPSFEPEGYAEIGIGNYNQRIVRGYASGGLTDDFAVSLGGSYQVRDGYAEAVLPGLTDSNTRDRFNLRAQALYEPSDTVSLRLIGDVSSIDEVCCVVTNIQNQGVTPIIQGLGGQIANDLNPFEYKSFNNKDSENFVDDYGVSFHADVDLGYAALTSISSYRSNTNGSDQDADFGTLALLDSVNFRAEIDTITQELRLSSQDDSPFQWMIGGYYFTESIESERNLEYGTDLQPFIAAQVQQGVLGLTGGTVNLPNILATLEPLFGFGPQTFLGGDSSIKELFTQENTAYSVFANVDYSLTDQLTLTLGGNFTDDSKTVTGRTINTDIFSSIDLFNDNTLLGVPVPDVLFGNFFTANTNLAPTPANIAFIESVAPGTSAQLRALANGITGALLPTQFQPQFVNFPNSVEDGTSSDDKFTYIARLAYEVNDNLNVYGSYGTGFKSTSWNLSGDSRPFARNAGALGSAGLLQNNQTFSTRFAEPETATVIEFGLKSRFENGAVNVAVFDQTIDNFQSNIFGGVGFFLANAGEQSVRGAEIDVTYTPIDPFTLTFGGMYLDAKYDSFVNGQGPDGPTDLSGQTPSGIAEFSMSTSGTYTHDFGNGTDGYIRADFQYESPTQVVDNIATLTRSDGSVIDAEREIKTVNAAMGINMDNGVSVQLWARNLLNDEYYLSIFPGVAQAGVINAYPNAPRTYGANIRYTF encoded by the coding sequence ATGTTTAAGAAATCCACACTCCTAAGCTCGTCTATCTTGGCGGTATCTTTAATTGCGACAGCACCGGCTTATGCCCAAGTCGAAGACGAGATCATCGTTACGGCGACAAAGCGTCAGACAACATTGCAAGACACGCCCATTGCGGTGTCTGTGACGTCACAAGAAACGATTGAAAATGCTCGTATTTTGGATATCTCAGACCTGCAATCAATTGTGCCTGCGTTGAAAGTCACGACGCTGCAAACATCTACCAACACGAACTTTATTATTCGCGGTTTTGGTAACGGGGCGAACAACCCGGGTATTGAGCCGTCTGTTGGTGTGTTTGTTGACGGCGTTTACCGCTCTCGCTCCGCTGCGCAAATCGGTGATTTGCCAAACCTAGAACGTGTTGAGGTCTTGAAAGGCCCGCAATCAACACTCTTTGGCAAAAACGCTTCTGCGGGTGTTATCAGCGTGGTGACATCAAAGCCGTCATTTGAGCCTGAAGGCTACGCTGAAATCGGTATCGGCAATTATAATCAGCGCATCGTGCGGGGTTACGCCTCTGGTGGTCTGACTGATGATTTCGCGGTTAGCCTCGGTGGTAGCTACCAAGTCCGTGATGGTTACGCTGAAGCGGTTCTACCCGGCTTAACAGACTCAAATACGCGGGACCGTTTTAACCTGCGTGCACAAGCCCTTTATGAGCCATCCGACACTGTGTCTCTTCGCTTGATTGGTGACGTTAGCTCAATTGACGAAGTCTGTTGTGTGGTGACTAATATCCAAAACCAAGGTGTAACACCCATCATCCAAGGTCTGGGTGGTCAGATTGCTAATGATTTGAACCCCTTTGAATATAAGTCTTTCAACAACAAAGATTCTGAGAACTTTGTTGACGATTACGGTGTGTCATTCCACGCCGACGTCGACCTCGGTTACGCGGCGCTGACATCAATCTCGTCATATCGCAGCAATACAAACGGCAGCGACCAAGATGCTGATTTCGGCACATTAGCGCTTCTTGATAGTGTGAACTTCCGTGCAGAAATCGATACCATCACGCAAGAATTGCGTCTTTCATCACAAGATGACAGCCCGTTCCAGTGGATGATTGGCGGTTATTACTTCACAGAATCGATCGAATCAGAGCGTAATTTGGAATACGGAACTGATTTGCAGCCCTTTATTGCGGCGCAAGTTCAACAAGGTGTCTTGGGTTTGACGGGCGGAACTGTGAACCTGCCAAATATCCTCGCGACGTTAGAGCCTCTCTTTGGCTTTGGTCCACAAACTTTCTTAGGCGGTGACTCAAGTATTAAAGAGCTCTTCACGCAAGAAAATACAGCATATTCTGTATTTGCAAACGTAGATTATAGCTTAACTGATCAATTGACATTAACGCTTGGCGGTAACTTTACTGACGATAGCAAAACAGTCACGGGCCGAACAATCAATACGGATATTTTCTCCTCAATTGATTTGTTTAATGACAACACACTTTTGGGTGTCCCTGTTCCTGATGTTCTTTTTGGTAACTTCTTTACGGCGAACACAAATCTGGCCCCTACACCTGCTAACATCGCTTTCATTGAAAGTGTTGCTCCGGGCACGTCAGCTCAATTACGCGCGCTTGCGAATGGCATTACCGGCGCTCTGTTGCCGACACAGTTCCAACCACAATTCGTGAATTTCCCGAACAGTGTTGAAGACGGCACATCATCTGATGATAAATTTACCTATATCGCGCGTCTGGCCTATGAGGTGAATGACAATCTAAACGTTTATGGTAGCTACGGAACGGGCTTTAAGTCCACATCGTGGAACTTATCAGGCGACTCACGTCCATTTGCCCGTAATGCGGGCGCTTTGGGCTCGGCTGGATTGTTGCAAAATAACCAAACCTTCAGCACACGCTTCGCGGAACCAGAAACAGCGACCGTTATTGAATTTGGTTTGAAGTCCCGCTTTGAAAACGGCGCTGTCAATGTTGCGGTCTTCGACCAAACAATTGATAACTTCCAAAGCAATATCTTTGGTGGTGTTGGTTTCTTCCTTGCCAATGCGGGTGAGCAATCCGTACGCGGTGCAGAAATTGACGTGACTTACACGCCAATTGACCCGTTCACGCTAACATTTGGCGGGATGTATCTCGACGCGAAATATGACAGCTTCGTCAATGGCCAAGGCCCTGACGGCCCGACTGACCTCTCAGGTCAGACACCGTCTGGTATCGCTGAGTTCTCTATGTCGACATCGGGCACATATACGCATGACTTCGGCAATGGTACGGACGGCTATATCCGTGCGGACTTCCAATATGAAAGCCCAACACAAGTTGTTGATAATATCGCAACGCTGACACGCTCTGACGGTTCCGTCATTGATGCCGAGCGCGAAATTAAAACGGTCAACGCCGCCATGGGTATCAATATGGACAATGGTGTTTCTGTTCAGCTTTGGGCGCGTAACTTGCTTAATGATGAATATTACCTCTCCATCTTCCCGGGCGTGGCACAGGCTGGCGTGATCAACGCTTATCCAAACGCGCCGCGCACATATGGCGCGAATATCCGCTATACGTTCTAG
- a CDS encoding mitochondrial fission ELM1 family protein — MAKTISAARSCWVISDGRRGIENQALGLTEAMSRMRPLDINTQIITNSGAFKAATPRMQFALRGKPLDYGLTRPYPDIAIGCGRQAIAPLMALKRAAPAIFTCYIQDPHVGAEHFDLVIAPEHDDLSGPNVEPMIGAPGRITRDMIVKATVVFEDRLNAMPMPRVAMLIGGTSKSHKLTEANHRQHKQAAVDALDQGYSLLITASRRTPDWVIADYAALATKHDNIWLYDGTGKDNPYFAFLGGADVILVTEDSTNMLTEACATGKSVFTLAMTGKAGKFQALYDALSARCHMAPYAGHFNAADYEPLDETSRIASHVWAHIDARKATLN, encoded by the coding sequence GTGGCCAAAACGATATCGGCGGCTCGCTCTTGCTGGGTTATTAGCGACGGTAGGCGCGGGATTGAAAACCAAGCCCTTGGTCTGACCGAGGCCATGTCGCGTATGCGCCCGCTAGATATCAATACGCAAATTATTACAAATTCAGGCGCCTTCAAAGCGGCAACACCGCGCATGCAGTTTGCGCTGCGCGGAAAACCTTTGGACTACGGCCTGACACGTCCCTACCCTGATATAGCGATTGGTTGCGGACGACAGGCAATTGCACCCTTAATGGCGTTAAAACGCGCCGCACCTGCGATTTTTACCTGTTACATTCAAGACCCGCATGTTGGGGCGGAACATTTTGATCTTGTCATCGCGCCTGAACATGACGACCTATCCGGCCCGAATGTGGAGCCGATGATTGGCGCACCGGGACGAATTACACGCGATATGATTGTGAAAGCGACAGTGGTCTTTGAAGACCGCCTCAATGCAATGCCCATGCCGCGTGTAGCCATGTTAATTGGCGGCACATCAAAATCCCATAAGCTAACCGAAGCCAATCACAGGCAGCACAAACAAGCGGCAGTTGACGCGCTGGACCAAGGCTATAGCCTTTTAATCACCGCATCGCGCCGAACGCCTGATTGGGTCATCGCGGATTACGCTGCACTGGCGACAAAACATGACAATATCTGGCTTTATGACGGCACAGGCAAAGACAATCCCTATTTCGCGTTTTTAGGCGGAGCAGACGTTATTTTGGTGACAGAGGACAGCACAAATATGCTGACCGAAGCCTGCGCCACGGGTAAATCTGTCTTTACGCTAGCTATGACGGGTAAAGCTGGGAAATTTCAGGCGCTTTATGATGCCCTGAGCGCGCGGTGTCATATGGCGCCCTATGCGGGTCACTTTAACGCGGCTGATTATGAACCGCTGGATGAAACGTCCCGTATCGCCAGCCACGTCTGGGCACATATCGATGCGCGCAAAGCGACGTTAAATTAA
- the greA gene encoding transcription elongation factor GreA: MQKFPMTVGGHAALETELKHLKSVERPEIINAISVARDHGDLSENAEYHAAKEKQGFIEGRIQELESKLALAQVIDTTTMSGDTVKFGATVTIVNEDTDEESTYQIVGEDEASVKLGKISITSPIARAMISKEVGDNFEVNAPGGAKGYEILAVKFA; this comes from the coding sequence ATGCAAAAATTTCCAATGACCGTCGGAGGCCATGCGGCCCTCGAGACTGAGCTTAAGCACTTAAAATCAGTCGAGCGTCCAGAAATTATCAACGCAATTTCAGTTGCGCGTGATCACGGCGATTTATCAGAAAACGCTGAGTATCACGCGGCGAAGGAAAAGCAGGGCTTTATTGAAGGCCGAATCCAAGAACTAGAATCTAAGCTCGCGCTCGCACAAGTTATCGACACCACAACGATGTCTGGCGATACCGTAAAATTTGGCGCGACAGTCACCATTGTGAACGAAGACACGGACGAAGAAAGCACCTATCAAATTGTTGGTGAAGACGAAGCCAGTGTCAAGCTCGGGAAAATTTCTATCACCTCCCCTATTGCGCGCGCCATGATTTCCAAAGAAGTCGGCGACAATTTTGAAGTCAACGCACCGGGCGGGGCAAAGGGCTATGAAATCCTTGCGGTGAAATTCGCCTAG
- the trxB gene encoding thioredoxin-disulfide reductase encodes MTKTVHHKVLIIGSGPAGYTAAVYAARAMLEPAIVAGLQPGGQLTITTDVENYPGFPDILGPELMEKFKEHALKFGTAFYEDVILGVDFSKRPFEMTSDSGTLYTADSVIIATGAQAKWLGLPSEEKFQGFGVSACATCDGFFYRNKDVVVVGGGNTAVEEALFLTNFASKVTLVHRRDSLRAEKILQERLFKHPKVEVLWDTTLEEIIGTENPNSVTGVRLKSALTGEEYVRDTHGVFIAIGHKPATEIFKGHVAMNDGGYITTAPDSTATSVPGVFATGDVSDETYRQAVTAAGLGCMGALESERWLTEQEALLQAAE; translated from the coding sequence ATGACTAAAACCGTTCATCACAAAGTTCTTATCATCGGATCTGGCCCTGCGGGCTATACCGCCGCCGTTTACGCGGCTCGCGCGATGTTAGAGCCTGCTATTGTTGCGGGCTTGCAACCTGGCGGCCAATTGACCATCACGACGGATGTTGAAAACTACCCGGGCTTTCCTGATATCCTCGGCCCGGAGTTGATGGAAAAGTTCAAAGAACACGCCCTTAAGTTTGGCACAGCCTTTTATGAGGACGTTATTCTCGGCGTTGATTTTTCCAAACGACCGTTTGAGATGACATCTGATTCTGGCACGCTTTATACCGCAGATAGCGTCATAATTGCCACAGGTGCCCAAGCCAAATGGTTGGGCCTTCCGTCTGAGGAAAAGTTTCAAGGCTTTGGCGTATCGGCCTGTGCGACCTGTGACGGTTTCTTTTACCGTAACAAGGACGTTGTCGTCGTCGGCGGTGGGAACACAGCCGTGGAAGAGGCGCTATTTTTGACTAATTTTGCCTCTAAAGTAACACTGGTTCACCGCCGCGACAGCTTGCGCGCCGAAAAAATCTTACAAGAGCGCTTGTTCAAACACCCCAAAGTCGAAGTCCTTTGGGATACGACATTGGAAGAGATAATTGGTACCGAAAACCCCAATAGTGTGACAGGCGTTCGCCTAAAAAGCGCGTTAACGGGGGAAGAATATGTCCGCGACACACACGGCGTATTTATTGCCATTGGTCACAAACCAGCCACAGAGATTTTCAAAGGCCACGTCGCTATGAATGACGGCGGCTATATCACCACCGCCCCTGACAGTACCGCAACCAGCGTGCCAGGCGTATTTGCGACAGGCGACGTTTCAGACGAAACCTACCGCCAAGCCGTGACAGCAGCGGGGCTCGGCTGTATGGGCGCGCTGGAATCAGAGCGCTGGTTGACCGAGCAAGAGGCGCTTTTACAAGCCGCTGAATAA
- a CDS encoding LysR family transcriptional regulator — translation MPDSLDWDKLKTFHAAAETGSLTAAAERLRISQSAVSRQITSLEESLDTPLFHRHARGLTLTEQGRILFLTARDIAHKTALVQATVLNSRNKPQGRLRVSTPISLGSNWLTSVLPEFLAAYPEIDVEIVLEDDEHDLSSFQVDCALRPWPSTQGDVIERKLGTISQSLYASDSYLAKHGAPTSVEDLDNHAIVAFGDLMPARLHSTNWVLSVEREPDNPRKPVLSVSNLHGIMRAAEAGIGIAGIPDYMTALSRRLVRILPNVRGEPFDVFFVYPTELRGSVKAKVFREFLMRVTKNWES, via the coding sequence ATGCCCGACAGCCTTGATTGGGATAAGCTAAAAACCTTTCACGCGGCCGCTGAAACTGGCTCTTTGACCGCGGCGGCCGAACGGCTTCGTATTTCCCAGTCGGCCGTATCACGACAAATCACCTCCCTAGAAGAAAGCCTTGATACGCCGCTGTTTCACCGTCATGCGCGGGGCCTTACCCTGACCGAACAAGGCCGTATTCTGTTTCTGACCGCGCGCGATATTGCCCATAAAACAGCCCTTGTTCAGGCCACGGTGCTCAACAGTCGCAACAAGCCCCAAGGCCGCCTACGTGTTTCCACCCCAATATCACTTGGTTCGAACTGGCTAACCTCTGTCTTGCCCGAATTTCTGGCCGCTTATCCCGAAATTGATGTCGAAATTGTACTAGAAGATGACGAACATGATCTCTCCTCATTTCAAGTGGATTGCGCCCTTCGCCCTTGGCCGTCGACCCAAGGGGACGTGATTGAGCGTAAGCTTGGCACGATATCGCAAAGCCTTTATGCGTCTGACAGTTACCTTGCTAAACACGGTGCGCCGACATCGGTCGAGGACTTGGACAATCACGCGATTGTCGCCTTTGGTGATCTCATGCCCGCACGTCTGCATAGCACAAATTGGGTTTTATCTGTGGAAAGAGAGCCCGATAATCCGCGCAAACCGGTTCTATCGGTCAGCAATCTTCACGGCATCATGCGCGCTGCCGAAGCCGGCATTGGCATCGCAGGTATTCCCGATTACATGACAGCCTTATCGCGACGCCTAGTCCGTATCCTCCCTAATGTCAGAGGCGAGCCGTTTGATGTGTTCTTTGTGTATCCCACCGAACTACGCGGATCCGTCAAAGCCAAAGTCTTTCGCGAGTTCCTAATGCGCGTCACCAAAAACTGGGAAAGCTAA
- a CDS encoding TIGR03084 family metal-binding protein codes for MLDSGQQAADDFLAECDAIYAVVSPLTEAELDAPTLFKNWSINDIIAHLHLWNMAADWTLHSPDKFQNLISFTMGRLGEGMGHVAMQNAYFDGLKGRTLIAAWQDYYEPMAARFAVADPDARVNWVGPDMSVKSCIIARQMEHWAHAQAIFDVLGKVRINTDRIKNVAHIGVTTYSWSFRVNGLDVPKPKPFVRLTAPSGAVWEWNEPQDDNALHGTATEFCQVVTQCRNIADTSLEMIGEAATAWMSFAQCFAGGAETPPAQGIRKKA; via the coding sequence ATGTTAGATAGTGGACAGCAAGCAGCGGATGATTTCCTCGCCGAATGTGACGCCATATATGCGGTCGTCTCACCTCTGACAGAAGCAGAACTCGACGCACCAACGCTGTTTAAAAACTGGTCGATAAATGACATTATCGCGCATTTACACCTTTGGAATATGGCGGCGGATTGGACGCTGCACAGTCCTGATAAATTCCAAAATTTAATAAGCTTTACGATGGGCCGCCTGGGCGAGGGCATGGGCCATGTTGCCATGCAAAATGCGTATTTTGACGGCTTAAAAGGCCGCACGCTGATTGCGGCGTGGCAGGATTATTACGAGCCGATGGCCGCGCGTTTTGCCGTGGCAGACCCTGACGCGCGCGTGAATTGGGTTGGGCCGGATATGTCGGTCAAAAGCTGCATTATCGCGCGTCAAATGGAACATTGGGCCCATGCCCAGGCCATTTTTGATGTGCTGGGTAAGGTCCGCATTAATACAGACCGTATTAAGAATGTCGCCCATATTGGCGTCACCACCTATAGCTGGTCATTTCGTGTGAACGGCTTGGACGTGCCCAAACCTAAGCCCTTTGTTCGGTTAACTGCGCCAAGCGGCGCGGTTTGGGAATGGAATGAGCCGCAAGACGATAACGCCCTGCACGGCACCGCGACAGAGTTCTGCCAAGTCGTGACGCAGTGCCGCAACATTGCTGACACATCTTTGGAAATGATTGGTGAAGCCGCGACCGCATGGATGTCTTTCGCGCAATGTTTTGCTGGCGGAGCGGAAACGCCGCCCGCACAGGGCATCCGCAAAAAGGCTTAG
- a CDS encoding enoyl-CoA hydratase/isomerase family protein, translating to MTTLPSTEKLALELKEGWLTIWFDSAENRNALGAQLSAELHAVLDALRDDRTVRGITLRGKHGIFCAGADLKSFNNAIKNGANHADIAKMNKDGGVLFHKVNTMPQVVLAYVEGAAIAGGLGLMCCADVITVTKDAKFSLTETMLGIAPAQIAPIVTARVGLPTARRLMLTAARFTGEQALSVGLADYVVDGADDFDVIEADIKKGVMKCGPHANAVTKEILQVAPYLQGDAMMDFAADGFARCMLSDESAEGIASFFEKRKPKWAP from the coding sequence ATGACGACCCTTCCTTCAACAGAAAAACTAGCCCTTGAGTTGAAAGAGGGGTGGCTAACCATTTGGTTTGATAGCGCTGAGAACCGTAATGCGCTGGGCGCGCAATTATCAGCAGAGCTTCATGCCGTACTGGACGCCTTGCGCGATGACCGCACGGTGCGCGGGATTACCCTGCGCGGGAAGCACGGTATTTTTTGCGCAGGCGCAGACCTTAAAAGCTTTAACAACGCCATTAAAAACGGGGCCAACCACGCCGATATTGCCAAGATGAACAAAGACGGCGGGGTTTTATTTCACAAGGTGAACACTATGCCGCAAGTGGTTTTGGCCTATGTCGAGGGCGCAGCGATTGCGGGCGGGCTTGGCTTGATGTGCTGCGCAGATGTTATCACGGTCACTAAAGACGCCAAATTTTCCCTAACCGAGACGATGCTCGGCATAGCGCCAGCCCAAATTGCGCCCATTGTTACGGCCCGTGTTGGGCTTCCGACGGCGCGTCGATTAATGCTGACGGCGGCGCGGTTTACAGGTGAACAGGCGCTGAGCGTTGGGCTCGCTGATTACGTGGTGGACGGCGCTGATGACTTTGACGTCATAGAGGCGGATATTAAAAAAGGGGTCATGAAATGTGGGCCGCATGCCAATGCGGTGACTAAAGAAATTCTGCAAGTCGCGCCCTACCTGCAAGGCGACGCCATGATGGATTTCGCCGCCGACGGCTTTGCGCGCTGTATGCTATCCGATGAGAGCGCAGAGGGCATCGCTAGTTTTTTTGAAAAGCGCAAACCGAAATGGGCCCCATAG